In Vibrio celticus, one genomic interval encodes:
- a CDS encoding DUF2799 domain-containing protein has translation MRFLKSAVVLSTILLASGCSSTNDVASNDWGQRGYDLAFQGKAMAQDQAIPTEKVASFQAGYNKGLTEFCSQNGYEVAWAGVDYENTCEKLAPLFIAQYNMGLNDMQQKDWDYISRD, from the coding sequence ATGAGGTTTTTAAAATCAGCAGTTGTATTGAGTACTATTCTTCTAGCGTCCGGGTGTTCTTCTACCAATGATGTTGCATCAAACGATTGGGGACAAAGAGGCTATGACTTAGCATTTCAAGGTAAAGCAATGGCACAAGACCAGGCCATTCCGACCGAGAAAGTGGCGTCATTTCAGGCAGGTTATAATAAAGGCTTAACAGAGTTCTGTAGTCAAAATGGTTATGAAGTGGCTTGGGCCGGAGTCGACTATGAAAACACCTGTGAGAAACTCGCTCCGTTGTTCATTGCGCAATACAACATGGGCTTGAATGATATGCAGCAGAAAGATTGGGACTATATAAGTCGAGACTGA
- a CDS encoding sulfatase family protein — protein sequence MNINRSILSKGIGLLLASSAMASVAAEDARPNILFIFSDDHANQAISSYNPTLGHTPNIDRIADEGAIFERAFVTNSICQPSRASVMTGKHSHKNGVIDNTSRWNPNQVIFPKIMEQSGYDTALIGKWHMHPTPVNEFGYSLVLNGSGGQGTYYNPEFVDQKGKTTVMEGYSTDLITDMSLDWLEESRDADKPFLLKVQYKAPHTPRRPPARHMKTFINHNFPTPDTLFDDYATRGDHANNAWMQLYGMTPVGINAFPPAPSSPEKARIREEWIKSMTNDEKWHFDQFVNRLNEEQLAAFHDAYDDVNVDYWQKMKDPMYARRWGDVPRDLKVARTEYMYQRFMRDYMATVMTIDENVGRILDYLDESGLAENTIVVYSSDQSFFIGEHGWAEKRYMYEEGFKMPFMIRWPAKIPAEQRPQAMIQNMDFGPTFLDAVGLEAPQEMQGKSFLKVLLGETSDAQWHEERPVVYYHYYMEGAHNVPRHDGVRSDRYKLIDFYSQEQGKGIFELYDLKMDPKEVNNVYGDPKYKEVQDKMMEELENARVRYEVPKDYFKAPYPFMMKQERERLGL from the coding sequence ATGAATATCAATCGTTCTATTCTCTCTAAAGGGATTGGGCTATTACTGGCATCAAGTGCAATGGCAAGTGTTGCTGCAGAAGATGCAAGACCAAATATCTTATTTATTTTCTCGGACGACCATGCAAACCAAGCTATTAGTTCTTACAATCCAACGTTAGGCCATACTCCTAATATTGATCGTATCGCTGATGAAGGTGCCATCTTCGAGCGAGCGTTTGTGACAAACTCCATTTGTCAGCCAAGTCGTGCTTCTGTTATGACGGGTAAGCATTCTCACAAAAATGGGGTTATTGATAACACGTCACGTTGGAACCCTAATCAAGTGATTTTTCCAAAGATCATGGAACAAAGTGGCTATGATACGGCACTGATTGGTAAGTGGCATATGCATCCGACGCCAGTTAATGAGTTTGGTTACTCTTTAGTATTGAATGGCTCTGGTGGGCAGGGTACTTATTATAACCCGGAATTTGTTGATCAAAAGGGCAAAACGACAGTAATGGAAGGGTATTCTACCGACCTGATTACTGATATGTCGTTAGATTGGCTTGAAGAGAGCCGAGATGCAGATAAGCCATTTTTGTTGAAGGTGCAATATAAAGCCCCTCATACTCCTAGGCGACCGCCTGCTCGTCATATGAAGACCTTCATTAACCATAATTTCCCAACACCTGACACGTTGTTTGATGATTATGCAACGCGAGGTGACCATGCGAACAATGCTTGGATGCAACTTTATGGTATGACACCTGTTGGAATTAATGCATTCCCACCAGCTCCAAGCTCACCAGAAAAGGCTCGTATTCGAGAAGAGTGGATTAAGAGCATGACAAACGATGAAAAATGGCATTTCGATCAGTTTGTTAATCGACTAAATGAAGAGCAGTTAGCTGCGTTTCATGACGCCTATGATGATGTGAATGTCGATTACTGGCAAAAGATGAAGGATCCTATGTATGCGCGCCGTTGGGGTGATGTGCCAAGAGATCTCAAAGTGGCACGTACCGAATACATGTATCAACGTTTTATGCGGGACTACATGGCTACCGTAATGACTATTGACGAGAACGTTGGCCGTATTCTTGATTACTTAGATGAGTCAGGATTAGCGGAAAATACCATTGTTGTTTATAGCTCTGACCAAAGTTTCTTTATTGGTGAGCATGGATGGGCAGAAAAGCGCTACATGTACGAAGAAGGGTTTAAAATGCCATTCATGATTCGTTGGCCCGCTAAAATCCCAGCAGAGCAGCGTCCACAGGCAATGATTCAGAATATGGATTTTGGACCAACGTTTTTAGATGCGGTTGGTTTAGAAGCTCCGCAAGAGATGCAGGGTAAATCATTTTTGAAAGTTCTGCTTGGTGAAACATCAGATGCTCAATGGCATGAAGAACGACCAGTCGTTTACTATCACTACTACATGGAAGGTGCTCACAACGTACCGCGTCATGATGGTGTTAGAAGTGATCGCTATAAACTGATTGATTTTTACTCTCAGGAACAAGGTAAAGGTATTTTTGAACTCTATGACCTGAAAATGGATCCAAAAGAAGTGAACAATGTTTACGGTGATCCTAAGTATAAAGAAGTTCAAGATAAAATGATGGAAGAGCTTGAAAATGCGCGAGTTCGCTATGAAGTGCCAAAAGATTACTTTAAAGCACCATACCCATTCATGATGAAACAAGAGCGAGAGAGATTAGGTCTATAA
- a CDS encoding anaerobic sulfatase maturase, translated as MTSANQCHVMAKPSSSVCNLDCTYCFYLEKEKLYPERKSQWKMSESTLELYVQQYIDAQDGEHIEFAWQGGEPTLLGLDFFRKAVEFQNKYKKHHRITNAFQTNGLLLNEEWCQFFKQHNFLIGISIDGPAHVHDHYRVSRSGNPSHAKVMAAIDLMKEHSVDFNTLTVINNENAKYPEEIYDFLVGIGSSYLQFIPIVEREAQTKSENGLYLISPEHSQEAKVTQWSVAPKAYGEFLNRIFDRWVKKDVGKIFVNTFDSTLATWCNEPSGICVQSETCGHAFILEANGDMYNCDHFVYPEHKLGNVHQYSIKEMNQTDRAHQFGQAKKDTLTLQCKQCEYRFACHGGCPKHRFAVSQSGQPGHSYFCEGYQTFFKHTEKDMKTMRDLINRGRPASDIMYVYLQKQLASHQFTGGRNSPCHCGSGKKTKRCCG; from the coding sequence ATGACTTCCGCTAATCAATGTCACGTAATGGCAAAACCCAGCAGTTCCGTTTGTAACTTGGATTGTACTTATTGCTTTTACCTAGAGAAGGAAAAGCTTTATCCAGAACGCAAAAGCCAATGGAAAATGTCGGAAAGCACTCTTGAGTTGTACGTCCAACAATATATCGACGCACAAGATGGCGAGCACATTGAATTTGCCTGGCAAGGTGGTGAGCCAACGCTGCTTGGTTTGGACTTTTTCCGCAAAGCCGTTGAATTTCAAAATAAGTATAAAAAACATCACCGCATCACGAATGCATTCCAAACCAACGGCCTTTTATTAAACGAAGAGTGGTGTCAGTTCTTTAAGCAACACAACTTTTTAATTGGTATTTCCATCGATGGACCCGCCCACGTACATGATCATTACCGAGTATCACGTTCAGGCAATCCAAGCCATGCTAAAGTAATGGCCGCTATTGATTTAATGAAGGAACACTCCGTTGATTTCAATACTTTGACAGTTATAAATAACGAAAATGCCAAATATCCAGAAGAAATATATGACTTTCTGGTCGGCATTGGTTCCTCTTATTTACAGTTCATTCCTATTGTCGAACGTGAAGCTCAGACAAAATCAGAAAATGGTTTGTACTTAATCAGCCCAGAACACTCTCAAGAAGCCAAGGTAACCCAATGGTCGGTTGCACCAAAAGCTTACGGTGAATTCCTGAATCGAATTTTTGACCGTTGGGTGAAAAAAGACGTTGGCAAAATATTCGTTAACACTTTCGATTCTACATTGGCAACTTGGTGTAATGAACCGTCTGGTATTTGCGTTCAATCAGAAACCTGTGGTCATGCCTTCATTCTTGAAGCGAACGGTGACATGTACAATTGTGACCATTTTGTTTACCCAGAGCACAAACTAGGCAATGTTCATCAATATAGCATTAAAGAGATGAACCAAACCGATCGCGCCCATCAATTCGGCCAAGCTAAGAAAGACACCCTGACTTTACAATGCAAACAATGCGAATATCGATTTGCTTGCCATGGTGGCTGCCCTAAACATCGCTTTGCCGTCTCTCAGTCTGGTCAGCCGGGTCATAGCTATTTTTGCGAAGGCTACCAAACCTTTTTCAAACACACAGAAAAAGATATGAAGACCATGCGAGACCTCATCAATCGCGGTCGACCAGCATCAGACATCATGTACGTCTACTTGCAAAAACAACTTGCTAGCCACCAATTCACCGGAGGTCGTAATAGCCCTTGTCATTGTGGAAGTGGCAAAAAAACAAAACGCTGTTGCGGGTAA
- a CDS encoding sulfatase-like hydrolase/transferase: MTSKFVKKGMGIAIASVMAGGMLANTAVADTPSSEPQQPNVVLIFVDDIGYADMGFQKIRDDVITPHMDKIAHDGAIFSAGYVTGSVCGPSRAGLLTGRYQQRFGYHDNIGPRISEKGIEQGLDLSIKTFGNYFQDAGYVTGYIGKSHDGDDKKYWPHNRGFTEFYGFNNGAADYFVSGHNVENSEEKAFSSLHRNDEVIENFDGYLTDIFGDESVSFIERHKDNPFFLYVPFNASHGPMHAKEEDLKKFAHIKDPLRQKSLAMTHNMDINVGKIVDKLEQHDLMDNTMIVFLSDNGGKPKNNGSMNTPLRAIKGTTWEGGIRIPFAISYRGHIPANQVIDEPVISLDILPTTLAIAGIEPKKDWQLEGVNLMPRLTGEVDKLEPRFLYWLTAARSAIRDDDWKLVVPNVHVKRPRYELYKISEDISESNDLAKTYPEQVERLKQEFERWDSENEASRWGWNKDRYPYTNGWRGRD; encoded by the coding sequence ATGACTTCTAAGTTTGTAAAAAAAGGAATGGGCATTGCTATTGCCTCTGTGATGGCAGGCGGTATGCTGGCCAATACAGCAGTGGCCGACACACCATCTTCAGAACCTCAGCAGCCCAATGTTGTACTTATTTTTGTCGATGACATTGGCTATGCGGACATGGGTTTTCAGAAGATTCGAGATGATGTTATCACTCCACACATGGATAAAATTGCCCATGATGGCGCGATTTTTTCTGCTGGGTATGTCACTGGTTCTGTCTGTGGCCCATCTCGAGCAGGGCTATTAACGGGGCGCTACCAACAGCGCTTTGGTTACCACGACAATATTGGTCCACGAATTAGCGAAAAAGGCATAGAGCAAGGGCTCGACCTTTCAATAAAAACGTTTGGTAACTACTTCCAAGACGCTGGCTATGTCACAGGATACATTGGTAAATCACACGATGGTGACGATAAAAAATACTGGCCTCATAACCGCGGATTCACTGAATTCTATGGATTTAACAATGGTGCTGCAGATTACTTTGTAAGTGGCCACAACGTTGAAAATTCAGAAGAAAAAGCTTTTTCTTCTCTGCATCGGAATGATGAAGTAATCGAAAACTTTGATGGCTATTTAACCGATATTTTCGGAGACGAATCCGTTAGTTTTATCGAACGCCACAAGGACAACCCATTCTTCTTATACGTACCATTTAATGCCTCTCATGGTCCCATGCACGCAAAAGAAGAAGACCTGAAAAAATTTGCTCATATCAAGGATCCTCTTCGCCAAAAATCCCTCGCCATGACTCACAACATGGATATCAACGTCGGTAAGATTGTTGATAAATTGGAACAGCATGATTTGATGGACAACACCATGATTGTTTTCCTATCGGATAATGGTGGCAAGCCTAAAAACAATGGTTCAATGAATACCCCCTTAAGAGCGATTAAGGGCACTACATGGGAAGGCGGCATCAGAATTCCATTCGCCATCTCCTATCGCGGTCACATTCCTGCTAATCAGGTGATCGATGAGCCTGTGATCTCTTTAGACATTTTACCAACGACCCTAGCTATTGCGGGTATTGAACCTAAAAAAGATTGGCAACTAGAAGGCGTAAATCTAATGCCAAGGTTAACAGGTGAAGTCGATAAACTTGAGCCTCGATTCTTATACTGGCTAACCGCTGCTCGTAGCGCAATCCGTGATGATGACTGGAAACTAGTTGTACCAAATGTTCATGTGAAGCGTCCTCGCTATGAACTGTACAAAATTAGCGAAGACATCAGCGAATCTAATGATCTTGCAAAAACGTACCCAGAACAAGTTGAGCGACTAAAACAAGAGTTTGAGCGTTGGGACTCAGAAAATGAAGCCTCTCGATGGGGTTGGAATAAAGATCGTTACCCATACACTAATGGATGGAGAGGTCGCGACTAG